The Aestuariibius sp. HNIBRBA575 nucleotide sequence CGCCGCCCAGAATATGCGCCGCCAGGTTGCCATTGGGATAAAGCCGCATTTCACGTGGCCCAAACAACAGACCCGGTTCGCCCAGATCATGCACAGCCTGCATCTGTTCGGGGCTGATCTGACGCCTGATCCACAAAAACGCCCGTTCGCCGTTGAAATCTTCGACCAGTTCTTCGGTTTTCAGCTCTGGGAAAATTTCGGCCAGCCCCATGGCGGCAGCGGTGGGGTCAATCATGTCGCGCGGATGCGCATATAGGCTGTAGGTTTCGATATTGGTGGCCAAAATGCGGCCATTGCGATCCACAATATCAGAACGTTGCGCCAAAATCTGACTGCCATGGGCCGCAGCCTGTGGTTCACGTGGGTCAGACGCAGAAAGGGCACCCATTTTGGCCCCCACAACCAAAAACAGCCCCATAAAGGCCACGCCCAGCATCAGCAGGCGGCCTTCGGCGCGTTTGCGGGATTTGTCACGCATGTCTTCGTGGCGGCGGCGCAGATTTTCCGCCGCGATGTCATCGGGGTTTTCGCCTTCTGCGCGGGCGCGCAGAATAGACGCCAGCGGGCGAAGCGGTTTGCGGATCATAGCGGGTCCACCTCTGCATTGTCGCTGGACACCATCACGCCGCCCTCAATCGGCACAATCGGCGCCAGCGGAAACGACACCTGATCCAATTGACCAAAGGCATCCGGCATCAGTTCCATCAGTTCCAGACGTTCAAAATTCAGTTCAGCCAGATCACGCAGACGGTCGGGGCGGTTCAAATAGGCCCATTCTGCGCGCAATATCGCCAGCCGTTCATGGGCCGCCCCGATGTCACGATGCAGACCACGGACGTCTTTCAACGACGCTTGTGTTCGATAGTTTTCGTTATAGGCCCAATAGGCCAGCCCAATCACTGCCAGCGCTGAGAAAACGTAAAAAACGCTCCGCATCACACCATCCCCTTTACCACCGGCATGCCCAACGTCTTGGCCATGCCTTGTTCACTTATCCCCTCTGCGGGGGCTTTGGTTCGCCGCGCAACCCGCAGCTTGGCTGACCGCGACCGCGGATTTTCAGCCAGTTCTTCGTCGCCTGGACCCACCGCTTTGCGGGTCAGAATATCAAAGGCCGGTGCGGCCTGTTCAATTTCGGGCGCATAGCGGCTGACGCTTTGGGATTTGCCAGCGCGATGCTGGAAAAACCGTTTAACCATGCGATCCTCGACCGAATGGAACGTCACCACAGCCAACAAACCGCCGGGTTTCAGCGCCCGTTCGGCGGCCATCAGCCCTTGGGCCAATTCGCCATATTCATTGTTTACCGCAATGCGCAGCGCCTGAAAACTGCGCGTAGCTGGATGGCTTTGACCGGGCTTTTTGCGCGGCAGACATTTTTCAATCACGTCGGCCAGTTGCAACGTGGTGTGGAACGGGCGCGCCGCGACAATCGCTTTGGCGATCCGGCGGCTGGCGCGCTCTTCGCCATATTGAAACAACACGCTGGCGATCACGGATTCATCGGCATTGTTCACCAAATCCGCCGCTGATGGCCCGTCTTGGGACATGCGCATATCCAGCGGTCCGTCGCGCATGAACGAAAACCCACGTTCCGCCAAATCCAACTGCATCGATGACACGCCCAGATCCAGAACAACCCCGTCCAAATCGGCCCCATATTCATCCAGCCGCGAAAACGTGCCTTCGACCATTTCGATATTTGGAAAATCACCGATCCACGGTGCGGCCATTTCAAAGGCCAGCGGATCGCGATCCACGCCGATCACTTTGTCAGCGCCTGCCTTGATCAGTTCGCGGGAATAGCCCCCTGCCCCAAATGTCCCGTCCAACCACGTGCCAGAAACCGGCGATACGGCGGCAATCAAGGGGCGGATCAGGACCGGAATATGGGGTTTCTTATCAGCTGTGGCAGCAGCGTCAGACATGGCTCAGACCTCCGCGCCATCTAATAGGGATAGCGGATCAAACCCATCTGGCATGTCCGACAAGAACGCTTCTTCTTCTGCCGCCTCAACCTCTGCATAGGTCTCGGCGCTCCAGATTTCGAAATAGTCGCCCATGGCCACCATCTTGGTTTCGCCGATCAGACCGATTTGTTCACGGCGATCTTTGGGCAATACGATGCGACCATCTTTGTCAACCTCGGTTTCCCAAGATTTCCCAAGGATCATCCGACTGGCCTGTTTGCGCGCAGCGGATCCTCGGGGCAATTTTTTGATGTCTGCTTCGATCTCGGCCATGGCTTCGATAGTATAGGCGTGGAGGCATCCCTGAAGATGGGGGCCGTACAACACAACCATGCGTGGCAGGGGGTTTTCGGGGCAACGCTCATCACCATCTTCGAGCACACGACGAAAATCAGCCGGGATCGACATGCGTCCCTTGCTGTCAACCTTTTGGTTGAATTCGCCTCTAAAGCTCAGTGCCACGGTCCCAACGTCCCTTTTGCCGTCAATTCAATTCATGTCCCGGAAAGGAAAACGGCGGATTGATCTGCTGCCACTGATCAATCCGCCGACCTCGTCCCTTGCGGGATGTCCAGCTGCGCGCGCCACCTGGGGGGATGTCTGCTCGCTCGCGCGCCGGATCTCTTTGTTCAAGGAATGGGGGCGCCTGTATGAAACCTGACTTTTCGCCGTTGGGGTTCTTTTGCCCCGGTTTGTTTGTCTGCCCGTCTTCCTTGTGATGTTTATGCCTTGGGAAATCATGGGAAGCAATGGATTTCTTGGGAATTCATGGCACCACATCCTGTTTCTGCGGGGCAGCAAAAACAACATATAGTGTCATTTCGAAACAAATTTGGCGAAAAAATGCAGAATTCGCCGATACCAAACGCAACATATAGTGGGCCAAAAAGTTCCATAAAATCCCGAAAAAATGGGGCGAACCACGGAAAACACCCCATTTCCCATCCAATCCCACCCTCATATAGGGGGCATTCCCATGCGATTCACCCATATTTCACGTAATTTCACGAGCTGTTGATTCGAAACCACGCCTGAGGTTCCAGAATTTCCCAACTTGAAGACCCCAATCCCATTTTCTAACCTGCCCCAGACCATAAAGGCCCTGACACAAAAGAGATTTGATGCAATCGAGCGCCGTTTTTCTGGCTTTGACCTGCGCCAGCCCCATTTGGGCAGAGCAATCCCATTTCCCCTACCCCACATTGATTGTTTCGGGGGCCGAGGCCGAACAAGAATGGCGCCGCCTGCGCGATGCGCCGGGAACACCGGTCATTTTGGGGTCCATTGATGACTTTAGTAACGTCGCTGACGCGTTTTCTCCGGACTACGCCGAGTTTCACCCGCATACCCCCGCTGAATACATCGCCCTATCCGCGGATTTGAACCATCCCAGTGATCTTTATGCGTCGCGACAGGCAGAATGGGATCGCTATCTGGAATGGCTGCGCGAAAATGGCGACGCCGCCGATATCGCAGAGCTAGAAGCCTATGATCCGCTGGCTCTGGATGATGAATTGATCGGGCGCATCCCGTTATTCTATCCAGCCACGATTACCCCGATTGGTTATGAGGATTGGCAAACCAACCGCCCCTATGATCAGGTGGTGATTGCCATTTTACCGACGGAAAACTCTTGGGAAGCCCCGGCCTATTTGCGTTTTGGCGGTTGGAACGAAAACCCGAGCCCAGAATATCATGTGGCCGCCCTGCGGGATTGGCATGATCGCTATGGGGCAGAGCCAATTGTCATATCGACAGACGTGATGGAATTATGGGCCCCGCGTCAGCCCAACACCAATGAGGACGGCATCAATCTGGCGATTGAGCATTTTCACTATGATAATGACATTGTGTATCAGGGGGTGGGGTCAATAGGTGCCTTGGCGGCGGATCGTATGCGCAGCACCTATTGGTTTTTCTGGTGGGACTAGGCCCTAGCCCATGCCGCCTTCGATAAAGCGCCGCGCCAAGGCGCGATAGGCATCCGCCATCGGGCCGTCACCCGTGGCAATCGGCGCTCCGCTATCACCCGCCAGCCGTGTATCCAGATCCAGCGGCAACGCGCCCAGGAATGGCAGGTCCAGCGCTTCGGCTTCGGCGGCAACACCACCATTGCCAAACAGATGCGCTTCGTGTCCGCATTTGGGACATATATAAGTGCTCATGTTTTCGACCATGCCCAGAACCGGTGTGTTCAGGGTTTTAAACATGTCCAACGCCTTGCGGGCATCCAACAGCGCCACATCCTGCGGGGTGCTCACCACCACAGCGCCAGTCAGTTGGGTTTTCTGACACAAAGTCAGCTGCACATCGCCAGTGCCCGGCGGCAGATCGACGATCAGAACGTCCAATTCACCCCATTGCACCTGCCCCAGCATCTGCTGCAACGCGCCCATCAGCATGGGCCCACGCCAGACAACGGCCTTTTCGGGCTCAACCATCAGACCGATTGACATGATGGTGACGCCATGGGCCTGCAATGGGATGATGGTTTTGCCATCCGGTGACGACGGCCGTTTGGACACGCCCATCATGCGCGGCTGGGACGGGCCATAAATATCGGCGTCCAGCAGCCCCACTTTGCGCCCTTCACGGGCCAAAGCCACCGCGAGGTTCGACGACACGGTGGATTTGCCAACGCCGCCTTTGCCGGATCCAACGGCGATGATGCGATCCACACCCGGCACCCCCTGAGGGCCGGCCTGCGGTGTGGGGTGACGACCAACCTTAAGGCTAGGCGGATCCCCGGCCGGCGTTTTAGGGGCGGCGGGTTTGGCAGCACCTGCAGGCATATGGGCCGTAAGAGCAACCGAAACCGCATCCACACCATCCATGGCCTGAACAGCCTCTTGCGCTGCCAATCGAGCCGATTCCATCTGCCGGGCTTTGGTCGCATCCTCAGCTTCGATCACGAATCGCACTGAATTTCCCTGAATATTGACCGCGCGCACCAGATCGCGACTCACTAGATTGCCACCTTCGGGCAGTTCGATCCGCGCCAGAACGTCCAGAATCTGTTCTTTGGTGATGCTCATGTTCAGCCTTTCCCCTTGATTTGACCTATACGTCGCACAGGTTTTAGGGGGATGCACGTGCCCGATCACGATTCGGCCCGCAAATTAACCAAGATCAGGGTTAATTATATGATTTTGCACATTTTATAAGCGCGTTCTTCATATGCATTTT carries:
- a CDS encoding cell division protein FtsL, with amino-acid sequence MRSVFYVFSALAVIGLAYWAYNENYRTQASLKDVRGLHRDIGAAHERLAILRAEWAYLNRPDRLRDLAELNFERLELMELMPDAFGQLDQVSFPLAPIVPIEGGVMVSSDNAEVDPL
- a CDS encoding P-loop NTPase; translation: MSITKEQILDVLARIELPEGGNLVSRDLVRAVNIQGNSVRFVIEAEDATKARQMESARLAAQEAVQAMDGVDAVSVALTAHMPAGAAKPAAPKTPAGDPPSLKVGRHPTPQAGPQGVPGVDRIIAVGSGKGGVGKSTVSSNLAVALAREGRKVGLLDADIYGPSQPRMMGVSKRPSSPDGKTIIPLQAHGVTIMSIGLMVEPEKAVVWRGPMLMGALQQMLGQVQWGELDVLIVDLPPGTGDVQLTLCQKTQLTGAVVVSTPQDVALLDARKALDMFKTLNTPVLGMVENMSTYICPKCGHEAHLFGNGGVAAEAEALDLPFLGALPLDLDTRLAGDSGAPIATGDGPMADAYRALARRFIEGGMG
- the mraZ gene encoding division/cell wall cluster transcriptional repressor MraZ, which encodes MALSFRGEFNQKVDSKGRMSIPADFRRVLEDGDERCPENPLPRMVVLYGPHLQGCLHAYTIEAMAEIEADIKKLPRGSAARKQASRMILGKSWETEVDKDGRIVLPKDRREQIGLIGETKMVAMGDYFEIWSAETYAEVEAAEEEAFLSDMPDGFDPLSLLDGAEV
- the rsmH gene encoding 16S rRNA (cytosine(1402)-N(4))-methyltransferase RsmH, which encodes MSDAAATADKKPHIPVLIRPLIAAVSPVSGTWLDGTFGAGGYSRELIKAGADKVIGVDRDPLAFEMAAPWIGDFPNIEMVEGTFSRLDEYGADLDGVVLDLGVSSMQLDLAERGFSFMRDGPLDMRMSQDGPSAADLVNNADESVIASVLFQYGEERASRRIAKAIVAARPFHTTLQLADVIEKCLPRKKPGQSHPATRSFQALRIAVNNEYGELAQGLMAAERALKPGGLLAVVTFHSVEDRMVKRFFQHRAGKSQSVSRYAPEIEQAAPAFDILTRKAVGPGDEELAENPRSRSAKLRVARRTKAPAEGISEQGMAKTLGMPVVKGMV
- a CDS encoding DUF4253 domain-containing protein; its protein translation is MQSSAVFLALTCASPIWAEQSHFPYPTLIVSGAEAEQEWRRLRDAPGTPVILGSIDDFSNVADAFSPDYAEFHPHTPAEYIALSADLNHPSDLYASRQAEWDRYLEWLRENGDAADIAELEAYDPLALDDELIGRIPLFYPATITPIGYEDWQTNRPYDQVVIAILPTENSWEAPAYLRFGGWNENPSPEYHVAALRDWHDRYGAEPIVISTDVMELWAPRQPNTNEDGINLAIEHFHYDNDIVYQGVGSIGALAADRMRSTYWFFWWD